From Hermetia illucens chromosome 6, iHerIll2.2.curated.20191125, whole genome shotgun sequence, one genomic window encodes:
- the LOC119659707 gene encoding uncharacterized protein LOC119659707, which yields MSFNPDELEAPEWVNSNFLKGVLEYNGEFTNVTIYDFQISPASAIGDHFASIMFRAKIQFSTQEHLNKECSIIIKTMPVIEGYKKEMMDKWGEAIFNTEIFMYSKVLSECSKILINAGYNDMLAAKMIYQSMEPHKVIVFEDLKELGYFMLPRIIPNENDVEVIFSKLGQYHAATFKLVAEGPKSLNQKGGLFNMPEDDMLTMFGNQFSFFKELVETLPGFEEASEKLAKIPLDKLGRKCKQLVNEPGSYEVLNHGDYHLKNMMFKGKNGNDVSEVVLVDFQVWHCGSPAYDIVYLSASIPPSMRPKACKHYFDTFIDVLKKSDYDGPLPTFELLQKDLKSYRSLDLFLLATFTVALGEDKDQKKEDVETLFTNSNLMKPFYSSPKYISYVKEVLPVLLQEGVLDDLVNFE from the exons ATCTACGACTTCCAAATCTCTCCAGCGTCAGCGATTGGCGATCACTTTGCCAGCATTATGTTCCGCGCAAAGATCCAGTTTTCAACACAAGAACATTTGAATAAAGAATGCTCCATAATCATTAAAACTATGCCAGTCATTGAAGGATATAAAAAGGAAATGATGGATAAATGGGGCGAAGCCATTTTCAACACTGAAATCTTTATGTATTCAAAAGTTTTGAGTGAATGCTCCAAAATTTTGATAAATGCAGGCTACAATGACATGTTAGCAGCAAA AATGATTTACCAGTCAATGGAACCACACAAGGTTATAGTTTTTGAAGACTTGAAAGAGCTCGGATACTTTATGCTCCCAAGGATAATTCCAAACGAAAATGATGTTGAGGTAATTTTCTCCAAACTAGGACAATACCATGCAGCTACATTCAAGCTAGTAGCAGAG GGTCCCAAAAGTCTCAATCAAAAAGGAGGTCTTTTTAACATGCCCGAAGATGACATGTTAACTATGTTTGGAAAtcaattttcgttttttaaagAGTTAGTGGAAACATTGCCTGGTTTTGAGGAAGCTTCAGAAAAACTGGCCAAAATACCTCTTGATAAATTAGGGCGAAAATGCAAGCAGTTAGTCAACGAACCTGGTTCTTATGAAGTACTCAATCATGGTGACTATCATCTCAAAAACATGATGTTCAAAGGGAAAAATGGAAACGATGTTTCAGAAGTCGTACTG GTTGATTTCCAAGTATGGCACTGTGGTTCGCCAGCCTATGATATTGTTTATTTATCAGCTAGTATCCCACCTAGCATGCGACCGAAAGCTTGTAAACATTATTTCGATACATTCATCGATGTCCTGAAGAAGTCTGATTACGATGGACCATTACCTACATTTGAACTACTCCAGAAAGATTTGAAGTCTTATCGAAGTTTGG ATTTATTTTTGCTGGCAACGTTTACAGTAGCCCTTGGTGAAGATAAAGATCAAAAAAAGGAAGACGTAGAGACTCTATTTACAAACTCAAATCTGATGAAGCCATTTTACAGTTCACCTAAATATATTTCGTATGTGAAAGAGGTGCTACCAGTCTTGTTACAAGAAGGCGTTCTTGATGATCttgtaaattttgaataa